A single Pan troglodytes isolate AG18354 chromosome X, NHGRI_mPanTro3-v2.0_pri, whole genome shotgun sequence DNA region contains:
- the LOC465864 gene encoding Parkinson disease protein 7 homolog produces the protein MASKRALVILAKGAEEMETVIPVDVMRRAGIKVTIAGLAGKDPVQCSRDVVICPDASLEDAKKEGPYDVVVLPGGNLGAQNLSESAAVKEILKEQENRKGLIAAICAGPTALLAHEIGFGSKVTTHPLAKDKMMNGGHYTYSENRVEKDGLILTSRGPGTSFEFALAIVEALNGKEVAAQVKSPLVLKD, from the coding sequence atggCTTCCAAAAGAGCTCTGGTCATCCTGGCTAAAGGAGCAGAGGAAATGGAGACGGTCATCCCTGTAGATGTCATGAGGCGAGCTGGGATTAAGGTCACCATTGCAGGCCTGGCTGGAAAAGACCCAGTACAGTGTAGCCGTGATGTGGTCATTTGTCCTGATGCCAGTCTTGAAGATGCAAAAAAAGAGGGACCATATGATGTGGTGGTTCTACCAGGAGGTAATCTGGGTGCACAGAATTTATCTGAGTCTGCTGCTGTGAAGGAGATACTGAAGGAGCAGGAAAACCGGAAGGGCCTGATAGCCGCCATCTGTGCAGGTCCTACTGCTCTGTTGGCTCATGAAATAGGTTTTGGAAGTAAAGTTACAACACACCCTCTTGCTAAAGACAAAATGATGAATGGAGGTCATTACACCTACTCTGAGAATCGTGTGGAAAAAGACGGCCTGATTCTTACAAGCCGGGGGCCTGGGACCAGCTTCGAGTTTGCGCTTGCAATTGTTGAAGCCCTGAATGGCAAGGAGGTGGCAGCTCAAGTGAAGTCTCCACTTGTTCTTAAAGACTAG